Genomic window (Takifugu rubripes chromosome 1, fTakRub1.2, whole genome shotgun sequence):
ATCTCAAATAAATAGGTTATTGTTGTGTACAAATATATTACTCTACTAATCTGTAAGCAATGACGCGACACAGAGACATCAGATACATGAACAAATCAAGAGTTTAACGAAGATACAGTCATCTAAGCACTGAAAATGTACCAAACATCTGTATTAAATGTGCTCCGATGGCCTCTGCAGAGGTGACGGGAGCACTTTTATTTGATAAGATACtagattgttttcctttttttaaatgtaccgGTACATACTTGTTTACTTGTCTCAATGCAGAAATGGCTGTAATGAGACTGGACATTGCTTTCTGAGTTGGGGAGATGTtgcagctgacctctgacctctctttAGTTTGCACCGAGCTTGTTTAAGCAGGAGCTGAGGTTCAGGCTCGTTTTCACCCGCTTCTCTCGCTGCCGCCTGTTGCAGAACCAGACTCTGaccacctccttctccaggtGGAGACCTTTGGCTATCCGGGCGATTTCTTGGGAAGACGGCTTGCTTTTCTCCACAAAGCTGTGCTCCAGAGCCTCCTTAGCTCCCaggctagagagagagagaaggtaaGGACCTCACAACCTGATTTTATAGGAAGCTCACTGTGTCTGTTCCCTCCTCGGTACCTGATGgttgttcttcttttcctcttccgcTCATTCATCCCTATTTTGTCGTTGTACAGCGctgcaaaaagaagaaaaatgtgtcaGTTCTTCTCCTGAAATGAGGATAAAGGTACCTCCGTTTTAGTTTGGGATGCCCCAGAAACCCATAAGCTAGCAGTGCTTTCGGAAAGCGGCGGCCAAAGTTGAGTTTTAGGTTGTGTTTGTTTCAAAATGGAGGCTAATCAAGAGTTGGGACGTGTGCAACTTGCCTCCAGCCAGCTCTGCCTCATCCAGCCATTTGGCCAGAATGGCCTTCAGTTTGCAGGCGTTTTTAAAGCTCAGTTGAAGATTTTCAAAGCGGCAGATGGTGGTTTGGCTGAACTCGGAGCCGTGCACCGCAGCGAGAGCCTCCCCTACGTTAGTCTGAGTGTAGCCTGccagcaggacagaaacactTATAAATATAATGACTTTGGACGCTTCCACGTCTCCCTAATTGCTGCAGCGCTCACCCAGTTTGATCCTCCGTATCTTGAAGTCATTGGCAAACATCTCCAGTTCTCGGATCTGCGGGGAGTCCATGGCGGGGACGTCTTCTGGATCGCGTGCGTTCTTCCCTTGGGGATCGGCTTTAATCTCGCCGACGCCGGGGCCCCCGGGGGCCTCGTCAGTCGACAGAAAGGCAGAAGTCAGTGAGGAGAAACCATGGCTCAACGCACAGGAGCCACTGCTGAGTCCATGGTCTGGGAACTTGTAGAGACAGGGCGTCAGAGACCCTGGAGAGTGGAAAAGGAGGGACGAGTAAAAAGGTAAATTAGCAGGGGCCTCAAGGGAGTACGACTGTCGGAAGGGTCAGGAAGCAGCGATGTCCTCGTGTCCCCCTGTATCCAGGGAGCCTTTATTTCAACAGCACAGAACAGTGTGGACATGTCCCCACGGGGAAGGGCTGAGCTACTTAGAATTCAAGGTCTAAACCTGGAGCATAAAAGTATTTCCTTCTGTTCAACTCTCTGCAACAAAAGATGTGGGAACTTATTTTGAAATCATCGTTCACAGCTCACGGACACAGAGCCGGTTCTCGTTCGCTTTAGAAAAAGACTCTGCAGGCCACCCGCGTACGACCGAGGGCTTCGAAATGTAATTGGATGAAGAGATGTTTTATTCCGACTGTCTCTAGACTTTGTCACGACAGTTTCttgttaaaacattttttctctctcaggGCTTCAGGGTCGCCAGGTCTCCAGCagcactttaaaaagaaacaaactttCAGGTGAAAATTGGCTTCACAGCCCAGAACACGCAGGCTCTCTTAGCTGCACTGTTGTGTGATCCTTCAATATCTCTCTACAGAGCAATTAGATGCTGATGACGACTAATTTGTTTCAGATTAGCCCAGAGATCAGGGTCAGATGCTTGATCATCATGTTGCTATATAGTGGCGCTTTATATTTGTACTTGACGTTTCAGTCGCTGCAGCTGTCTTTTACTAGCAGTGCAACACTCCCCTCTTGTGGATAAATCTTGTAGTGCAAGCAAGAACGTTCCACTGAATATGTGACATCCAGTTCATCTGCAGGATCCTGTTGGACGCAAAAAGATATCACAGTTTGATTTCCTTAATTTCATTCATGTTATCATTTGATCAGAACCAGATTTATTCTCGCCTTAGCTGTTCATTTGCACAGATGATTATTTTAGGCAGGATTTTACTGCATTGGCCATGTTGGGTTGCACACAGGAAGTAGGTTTGTTTTCATCCAGAAGCCCAATTTGTGCAAAAACTGTGACACGCTGAGACTAAAACTCTGCAGTTAATGACTCTCATCGACGACAAAGTTTCCATGTTGAACCTTTTCGTAATCCCGCTGTTCCGTAATTGCCTCAGAAGCAGGAAAGGAGGGAATGtctgcagaaaacaaacagaccCCAGAACAAAGCAAAAACCCATTTCACCATAACTTCACGTGTGTATTGTGCTCCCTCCGACTGCACGGACGCAGTGTGCTACAGCGAAGGAAGAAGCACAAGTAAGCTTCCTCATTTGTGGGTGATGTCGGCACCCAGGCTCTCCGGGGGAGTGCGTGTGCAGCCGTGCAGTGTTGCGTACAACCCTGCGTGTGCTGTGGACACGGCCAAGACCGCTGAGCAACCACATGTGGGCTCAGAGGGTTTGTGAAAACTCCCCCACAGGCCTTGGATACTCCCCCTGCACACGGATACGGGGCCCCTGGCTGTTGTGTTTAGTGTTGTTTCTGAGCAGGAAGGGAGAAAAtgaactgcacacacacacacacacacacacacacacacacacacacacactaacgaGGGTGAGCGTTTGATACTATCTCCTTTTGAATCTGAAACTACGGCGTCATTTCATTGGCGGCAACTTTTCATTTCACACCTTCATTTAAAACCCAATTGAGTTCATTCTAATTATTCTGGTGCTTTGTTCAACCTTTTGTATTctgatttcattcattttaaatctgttttttatgGTTTCATATATGGATTACTTGCTTCGACTCGGAATTTCTTGCCACTGGATGAAAATTTCAAGCTAAGAATCGTCCGTTCATCCTTCATCGTTATCTTCCTGGACGTAATTCACCGTTGTGGTGGGGATGATGTCACCCACTGTTTCATTTCCATCCTGATGCTTTTTATCATGGCTTTGTGACATTTTAAGAGACCCattaaaaaagctaaaatagGGGATGAAGCTACTTTCCGACATTTCTGTCAGCCAAAAGAGCCTCTCATTTCATTCTCAAATGTTAAATGCACTGTGGTACCTGCTGCATGAATCAGGCTGTTTGTTACAACAGCTGCAATCTTGTCTGCCTGTTTAACTGTGGGTGTGTGAAGGGAGAGCATTACTCCTCATTAAAAGTGTGCAAAGCTCCCGAATTCACCAAATCTGCTCAGCTGTGACTGGCTGAGTGCAAACTGAGGCCAAAATGGTTCCAAACCCATCGgaaagttttgtgtgtgtgtgtgtgtgtgtgtgtgtgtgtgtgtgtgtgtgtgtgtgtgtgtgtgtgtgtgtgtgtgtgtgtgtgtgtgtgtgtgtgtgtgtgcgggcatAAAAATACTCCAGCATTTCAAGCCGTTACCCCAAAAACTGAAAAAGGTGCAAATGGCTCCAGCCGCATCACAGTGGATTAACAGAGATTTTCAAACATTTGGAATGCAAATATGATTTTTCATTTTACATAAATACATTGTTGAACTTTGTTCAGTACATTATAAAACGTTCACCTGAAATTTCTGCCCTATACGGCCAttaaaccccccctcccccgtctcaccgtaaccatccatccactcccACTACAACCAGCCCATTTTTGTCCTCATTCTGTGGAAAATTCTCTGCTATATATATTTCTCAAAGCAGTGATAGCAAAGCCTATTCCTTTTAAAAGCGAAACAAAATATAAGGAAACGATGGGTCGAAATGGACGATCATAGTGCAACTGAGAAGCTAAAAAGACTCCATAATGGTGCTACAAAACTGTGCATCCTTTAAGGTTCAGCAGTCTgttatttcatctttatttctctttctaTGGTGCCAACATATCAACTCAGCGGTAACAGTCTCAGAACCTCTGCCCTCTATCGTACCTGCTTGTTTGATTATGTCAATCTTGAGAAATTGTGCCGTGAACCGGTAAATATTGTCTCCCAATATACACAAGTGGCCCCCAGAGGGTAAACAGCAGACGGAGTAATTACTGCTTCAACTGATTTACAGTTAGGGTGCAAATCGTAAATAAGATGGGTTGACATGTCCACTCTGtttattctttgtgtgtgtgcgtgtgtgtgtgtgtgcatgtgtgtgttcctatgCAGGCTGCATAATGAAGACCACTATATGCATTTTACAGAGTGGCAAATTGAGCTCATTTTCAGAAGGTGAGGACATTTCAGGTTGGTCCTCAACTTCAAAGTGCTGTTGGAGTATAAGACTCGCTTTGAAGTTTGAGGTAGAACTGTGTTTAAGTCAAGGCTCAGACATGAGGAAAGCATTCTGTCCTTAcaaagacgtgtgtgtgtgtgtgtgcgtgtgtgcgtgtgtgcgtgtgtgcgtgtgtgtgtgtgcgtgtgtgcgtgtgtgtgtgtgtgtgtgtgtgcgtgtgtgtgtgtgtgtgtgtgtgtgtgagatctctACCTTGCAGGTTTGCTCCGCTCACCATGTTTGGATGGGGCACAGCACACGTCTGGAGGATGCGAGTCTGGGAGATGCTGGCAGAGAGCATCTCCTGAGCTGGAGGACGACAATGAAGACGAGGAGCAAAGGAAgatttataaaaatatatatttccagAGCACCAGGCAGCCTCTGAAATTACAATCACTCCCCACGAGTTAATGGTTATCAATCAAAAtgcaatcatcatcatcatcgtcctcctcctcctcctccttctcctcctcctcattctcatcatcctcctcctcattctcctcctcctcctcctcctcatcttgttcctcctccccctcctcctcctcctcctcctcctcctcatcttgttcttcatcctcctcctcctcatcgtgttcctcatcctcctccttctcctcctcctccccctcctcatcttgttcctcctccccccatcttgttcctcctcctgctcatcttgttcctcctcctcctcatcttgttcctcctcctcctcctcattgtgttcctcctcctcctctttctcctcctcctcctccccctcatcttgttcctcctgcccccatcttgttcctcctcctcctcatcttgttcctccttctcctcatcttcctcctcctcctcctcctccccctcatcttgttcctcctcctcctcatcttgttcctcttcctcctccttctcctcctcctcctccttctcctcatcttcctcctcctcctcctcctcctcatcctcctcctccccctcatcttgttcctcctcctcctcatcttgttcctcctcctcctcatcttgttcctcctcctcctcctcctccacctcctcctcctcctcctcctcatcttgttcctcctcctcctcatcttgttcctcctcctcctccttctcctcctcctccccctcctcatcttgttcctcctcctcctcatcttgttcctcctccttctcctcattgtgttcctcatcctcctctttctcctcctcctcctccccctcatcttGTTCCTCCTGCCCCCATCTTGttcctcgtcttcctcatcttgttcctcctcctcctcatcttgttcctcctcctcctcctcctcctcctcctcctcaccatcactgCTGCGTTACTGTTTCCTGTCGACTGTGATTACAATCAGAATGGGCAGGTGTGATGCAACTGAATAACATTTTAATTATGCAGCCTCAGATTTAATCACAACTCCACCTAATTACTCACAGTGGTTTTCAATGTTATGCTTCGTGCAGCGAGAACATCCTCAACAGATTGTTTTCCAATGTCACTAATTATCCAAGCTGTTGGCTGACATGTGCCACATCACCACTCACCTGTCATCATGCCATAGGTAGCCTGCTGGTTGCTGTAGTGACAGGGGGTGACTGGGTAATGTAGGCTGGGGGGAGTGTTGCCCAGTGCGTTGCCAAGGGATGATGTGGACAGATGCATGTGGGAGCGCTTGGCTGGCTGACCCAGGGACAGACCAGAGGACACTGATGGAGACATGGAAGAAACCCCAATGAAACTGACATTGACCAGTAATAATGTGAACACACAGCAAGTGAGGACGCAACAACAGCACCGCGCTTGAGTTGCACTGTTGCAGCCAAAGATGGGCTAGGATTCAGATCAAAGGGGAAAATGAGGTTGACTGTTAATTTGAAACTCAACCAGAGGGTAATATTGATctacacaaacagacagaaagaggtgtGATTATaataaagtggagaaaaaactaaacaaactGGTGAAAATGTGCCAAAGTTGACAGGAGCAGTGCTGAAATAGGGaggaaaaaaactaaaaatgtgGGTAATTGCTGTATTTACTATGACTTTGGTACTTAATAGACACAATTTATGCTGAATGTTTCAATCATTCTCATCCTTTCCCCCCTAAATTAATTAGGATTGTTGCCATTGGCGATTTTCCTTTCCAGATTTCCAGACATGGTACTCACACGGTGGACGATAATTTAAAAGCGGTGATAAcgtgaaataaatggaaatcaTAAAGCATATGCAGCGATTTTGTGCTGTCACTATAAAATTCGAAATGATACGGGACCGTCTCTTAAAAGCCTGGCGATGCTCTTCACTGCTTGTTGACCTCTGCTCTCAGCATATGCAAATGACATCACGGTGGCTGCTCGTGTATTACGCAAGAATTCTGCTTGAATTTAACACAATGGCAAGTGCCTCGGCATAATTACACGATCCAGATTGCCTGTGCTTGTTCTGTGTTCCACGTGTGCATGGTTTATGAGCTCGTCTGAATAAATAACAAAGGGAAACAGAAAGAAGGATCATAAAATGCAGCAGAATTATTGAATGTAGAAAAGAAAAGCCATGTTTGACCTTCTTTTGAAGTGCAGTGTGCTGAAGACCAGTGTTCAGATGAACGCCATGCAATCGAGGCTAATCTGTACcaatcagacccccccccccccaccccccttcaccTGTGAATTTCCCTCATAATGCTGCAAAGATAGATTTACATAATGTTTGGACTGGATTCGAATAAATGCACTTAAATTCAATTATCCCTGGTGAGCTTAAGCACAGGAAGAGTTTGAACTAAAATGGACATGTTTGGGTCAAATTTAAGGGACTCTATAGGTTCCACCACCCTATGTGAGAGCCAACATCTGTACAACCCCCACAGAACTTTTGATAAGATCGGGGATTAGGTGGTGTTAACACGAGCACGTCCCCGCAGAACTGAACCTCCCAGACGACTGAACTGCTTATCAGGGGCCCAGTTTGTTGCTCTCTGTATCCCAGTTGTAGCATGAAAACACTGTTTCACCCAagtcctccacctccagagAGGACTAAAACGTGCACACAATAACTGTGATTTACGGCCAGTTTTAAACTCTAATGGGTGCGCTCTAGATGCTCTGCCATCATTTCTAATGTTGAAAACATGCGGTGACATTCAAAGAACATGTCAGATTACCTGGAGACAACATGCTGTGAGCGTGGGAGGTGGTTGGCAGGCAGTCACTGGAAGAGACGTGGTGCATGAGGATGGGTAACGGCGAATCCAGAGCAAGTGGGGTAAAGGAGTCGGCACTGAACGTCTGGCACGCCATTCTTCTCCGGCCTTCCCAGTGATCCCAGAGGAAGAGAGATGTGATCTTTGCGTCCTTCCCTGTGCCCTTTCTTGATCTGTCTTAGTTTTTTCTGGATCGTCTTCCTAAAACACCTGCTTTGTGGGGACTGGTGTTCATCTGCCTTGGTCTGCTGTCACGGCTCCTTTCTCCTCGTGCCCCGCGCTCCCTCAGCCTCGGTCACACAGTTGTCACCGAGTCGCTTGGGAAAACTGAGGGTGAAACGTGGGAGAGAGCAGAAATTGCTGTAGCCACTTCAGGAGCAACCCTTCACAGGTCGGGGCTCTCCCCCACCTTTAGTTTAGATTCTCCAAGTTGAAGAGTGATAAGCCCCCAGGTTGAAGTTCCCTTCACTCAACTCAGAGGCTTCTTTTATCTGAGCCTCTGCCGTGCGTGCTGCGTTCTGGTGTGTAGCACGTGCACGTTGGACAGTGTCTGCCTGCATTTTCAGGACTTGGCTTCTGCAGGTATTTATATCCCACCCACCTATACCTCACCACCCATCCCTTGACCTATGAATCCCCTTATTTCACACGGAGCTGCTCACCCCCACCTACCAATCCCGTGTCAGTGCTGTTATTACTCGCGTTTGTATTTACCTGCATTCTCCTCATCCTGTTCCCAAATCCAGGATTAGGGTACAGAGCGGCTGAGAAACCCGATCCCCTCCtggcttttcctcctcttgccGTCGTGCCGCTTCTCTCCCTGATTACAATccttttttctgcatttgtccatgggaaaataaatgaaagcttggactaaacatatttttttttaacccctgGTTCTTTCCAGATTGCTAAACACTGGAGTCTGGTCAAAGCTGTCGGCTTGTCTTTG
Coding sequences:
- the pou1f1 gene encoding pituitary-specific positive transcription factor 1; this encodes MACQTFSADSFTPLALDSPLPILMHHVSSSDCLPTTSHAHSMLSPVSSGLSLGQPAKRSHMHLSTSSLGNALGNTPPSLHYPVTPCHYSNQQATYGMMTAQEMLSASISQTRILQTCAVPHPNMVSGANLQGSLTPCLYKFPDHGLSSGSCALSHGFSSLTSAFLSTDEAPGGPGVGEIKADPQGKNARDPEDVPAMDSPQIRELEMFANDFKIRRIKLGYTQTNVGEALAAVHGSEFSQTTICRFENLQLSFKNACKLKAILAKWLDEAELAGALYNDKIGMNERKRKRRTTISLGAKEALEHSFVEKSKPSSQEIARIAKGLHLEKEVVRVWFCNRRQREKRVKTSLNLSSCLNKLGAN